From a region of the Mercurialis annua linkage group LG1-X, ddMerAnnu1.2, whole genome shotgun sequence genome:
- the LOC126680300 gene encoding agmatine coumaroyltransferase-2-like — MKVKIESTRTIKPTYEGIFPPDQTLHFSPLSVFDKVTYNSHIAIIYAYRPPTPPNATIEYGLKRALSEYREWAGRLGENEKGDPVILLNDKGVKFVEAFVDSKLDHVMPLKPSPILLSLHPSLKNVEELVQVQLTRFTCGSLVVGFTAHHLVADGQSTSNFLVAWGQASRGIDMNPLPFHDRTIFHPRKTPHFEFEHRGVEYKSKKMIKDCSINADHNYVDDDNIIVHKVHFTLDFLSKIKARASSFNKNCKPYSTFESLVAHLWRVITKARGLGGFETTHVRISVNGRMRMNPRIPNEYFGNLVLWAFPSSRVKDLLREPLPYATKVIHDAITNVDNNYFKSFIDFANHKVKNEDLVPTAEMNKSALCPNLEVDSWLRFPFYDLDFGGGSPYIFMPSHFPTEGMMFLLPSFIGDGSIDAFIPIFEDNLATFKQFVYSLD; from the coding sequence ATGAAGGTGAAAATTGAGAGTACAAGAACAATCAAGCCAACTTATGAAGGCATTTTTCCTCCTGATCAAACCCTACATTTCAGTCCTCTGAGTGTGTTTGATAAGGTAACCTATAATTCCCATATAGCTATTATTTACGCTTATCGTCCTCCAACGCCGCCAAATGCAACGATTGAATATGGCCTTAAAAGGGCGTTGTCGGAATATAGAGAGTGGGCCGGAAGATTAGGCGAAAATGAGAAAGGCGATCCTGTCATTCTGTTGAATGATAAAGGAGTGAAATTCGTCGAAGCATTCGTCGATAGTAAGCTCGATCACGTCATGCCATTGAAACCATCTCCAATTTTACTTAGTCTTCATCCTAGCTTGAAGAATGTGGAGGAACTAGTGCAAGTTCAGCTCACTAGGTTCACTTGTGGCTCGTTGGTCGTTGGGTTCACTGCGCATCATTTAGTAGCGGACGGTCAGTCCACGAGCAATTTCTTAGTTGCTTGGGGGCAAGCTAGCCGAGGGATCGACATGAATCCACTCCCTTTTCATGATCGAACCATTTTTCACCCCAGAAAAACCCCTCATTTTGAATTCGAGCATAGAGGAGTCGAATATAAAAGCAAAAAGATGATCAAAGATTGTTCTATCAATGCAGATCATAACTATGTGGATGATGACAATATTATTGTCCACAAAGTTCATTTCACATTGGATTTTCTTTCCAAGATTAAAGCCAGGGCTTctagttttaacaaaaattgtaaACCCTACAGTACTTTCGAAAGCTTGGTCGCTCATCTATGGCGAGTGATAACAAAAGCTCGCGGACTCGGAGGATTCGAGACAACCCATGTTAGGATCTCAGTGAATGGAAGAATGAGAATGAATCCAAGAATACCTAATGAATATTTTGGAAACTTGGTGCTATGGGCATTTCCAAGTTCTAGGGTTAAGGATTTACTAAGAGAGCCATTGCCTTACGCAACTAAGGTAATTCATGATGCCATTACAAATGTTGATAACAACTATTTCAAATCATTCATTGATTTTGCAAATCATAAGGTAAAGAACGAAGATCTGGTACCGACCGCGGAGATGAATAAATCCGCATTATGCCCTAATTTGGAAGTTGATAGCTGGCTAAGATTTCCATTTTATGATTTGGATTTTGGAGGTGGGAGTCCTTATATTTTCATGCCATCTCATTTTCCAACTGAGGGAATGATGTTCCTGTTGCCTTCATTTATTGGAGATGGGAGTATTGATGCCTTCATACCTATTTTTGAAGACAATTTAGCTACCTTCAAGCAATTTGTCTATTCATTagactaa
- the LOC126674533 gene encoding uncharacterized protein LOC126674533 has product MEEVIPYNMKLPTFNGEGDPRGHTSRFTTTMGLLSVSDAILCRVFPTTLTRTAQRWYNKLKPGSIKSFASLSTDFLNRYLTNVPAKTTISVLRSCIQEERETLINYIERFNKQAMKIDNLNVDMATEALREGARFCKLVDKMLVNKPTTFSNLKGIAQKYFKLDEGRKAIRGKEAKGKESKEKPKEKSKSRSEDKRGKPEESRRFAPQGRYDPRDDERNFTPPNTNRTNVLMWIKESVKNVVWPSKMKAEIRDTRKYFKFHEDYGHETDGCRDLKVEIERMIDADELRKFGAHKTIICPFKILKRF; this is encoded by the coding sequence atggaggaggTAATCCCATATAACATGAAATTGCCAACTTTCAACGGAGAAGGAGATCCTAGAGGCCATACGTCCAGATTCACCACCACCATGGGGCTGTTAAGCGTATCAGACGCGATCCTGTGTCGAGTGTTCCCAACCACTCTCACAAGGACCGCCCAGAGATGGTACAACAAGCTCAAACCGGGGTCGATCAAGAGCTTCGCCTCACTATCGACAGATTTTCTCAATAGGTACCTTACGAACGTACCAGCGAAAACGACCATCAGCGTCCTGAGGTCGTGTATTCAGGAGGAAAGAGAAACACTAATAAACTACATCGagcgattcaacaagcaagctatgaagatagacaactTGAATGTCGACATGGCAACTGAAGCATTACGAGAGGGAGCACGATTCTGCAAATTAGTGGACAAAATGTTGGTTAACAAACCAACTACTTTCTCAAACCTGAAGGGCATAGCCCAAAAATACTTCAAGCTGGACGAAGGCCGCAAGGCCATTCGCGGAAAAGAGGCGAAGGGGaaggaatcaaaagaaaaacCTAAAGAGAAGTCGAAATCAAGATCGGAAGATAAGAGAGGGAAACCTGAAGAAAGCAGACGATTTGCCCCCCAAGGAAGATACGACCCCCGAGATGATGAACGAAACTTTACACCGCCGAACACCAACCGAAccaatgtcctcatgtggatcaaagaaagtGTCAAAAATGTGGTATGGCCGTCTAAGATGAAAGCCGAAATCAGAGACACAAGAAAATACTTCAAGTTTCATGAAGATTATGGGCACGAGACAGATGGGTGCCGAGACCTAAAAGTAGAAATAGAGAGAATGATAGACGCAGACGAGCTGAGGAAGTTCGGAGCTCACAAAACAATTATTTGTccttttaagattttaaaacggttttaa